The proteins below are encoded in one region of Paenacidovorax monticola:
- a CDS encoding CopG family transcriptional regulator, producing the protein MKNITITMDDAAAEWVRVEAAKRGTSVSRLVGEWLGEKMRQEDAYAQAMREALAFEAWGAASGPYLQRDGMYER; encoded by the coding sequence GTGAAGAACATCACGATCACCATGGACGACGCCGCGGCCGAGTGGGTGCGCGTCGAGGCCGCCAAGCGCGGCACCAGTGTGTCGCGCCTGGTGGGCGAGTGGCTGGGCGAGAAGATGCGCCAGGAAGACGCCTATGCCCAGGCCATGCGCGAGGCCCTGGCCTTCGAGGCCTGGGGCGCGGCCAGCGGCCCCTATCTGCAGCGCGACGGGATGTACGAGCGATGA
- the hisA gene encoding 1-(5-phosphoribosyl)-5-[(5-phosphoribosylamino)methylideneamino]imidazole-4-carboxamide isomerase: MLLIPAIDLKDGHCVRLKQGDMDQSTTFGEDPAAMARKWVDAGARRLHLVDLNGAFAGQPKNYAAIKSILKEVGEDIPVQLGGGIRDLDTIEKYIDGGLRYVIIGTAAVKNPGFLKDACSAFGGHIIVGLDAKDGKVATDGWSKLTGHEVVDLAKKFEDWGVESIIYTDIGRDGMLSGINIDATVKLAQALSIPVIASGGLAGIADIEQLCAVEDEGVEGVICGRAIYSGDLDFAAAQARADELNG; encoded by the coding sequence ATGCTGCTCATCCCCGCCATCGACCTCAAGGACGGACACTGTGTACGCCTCAAGCAGGGTGACATGGACCAATCGACGACCTTCGGTGAAGACCCCGCCGCGATGGCGCGCAAGTGGGTCGACGCGGGGGCGCGCCGCCTGCATCTGGTGGACCTCAACGGCGCCTTCGCGGGCCAGCCCAAGAACTACGCGGCCATCAAGTCCATCCTCAAGGAGGTGGGCGAGGACATCCCCGTGCAGCTCGGCGGCGGCATCCGCGACCTCGACACGATCGAGAAGTACATCGACGGCGGCCTGCGCTACGTGATCATCGGCACGGCCGCCGTGAAGAACCCAGGCTTCCTGAAGGACGCCTGCAGCGCCTTCGGCGGCCACATCATCGTGGGCCTCGATGCCAAGGACGGCAAGGTGGCCACCGACGGCTGGAGCAAGCTCACGGGCCACGAGGTGGTGGACCTCGCCAAGAAGTTCGAGGACTGGGGCGTCGAATCCATCATCTACACCGACATCGGCCGCGACGGCATGCTCTCGGGCATCAACATCGACGCCACCGTCAAGCTCGCGCAGGCGCTCAGCATTCCCGTGATCGCATCGGGCGGCCTGGCGGGCATCGCTGACATCGAGCAACTGTGCGCCGTGGAGGACGAGGGTGTCGAGGGCGTGATCTGCGGCCGCGCGATCTACTCGGGCGACCTGGATTTCGCGGCCGCGCAGGCGCGTGCCGACGAGCTGAACGGCTGA
- a CDS encoding PIN domain-containing protein: MSALIFVDTSVLLRSVDDSDSAKQARARDWLTGCWQARSGRISSQVLNELYHQAVTRFQGPRVLQQVRAQVRRLRVWLPPHLDAYTVDGAWGLQDRYGLGYWDALIVSSAHQQGCRYLLTEALEHGRQLDAVRTVNPFLMAPQELETLE; encoded by the coding sequence ATGAGCGCGCTGATCTTCGTGGACACCAGCGTGCTGCTGCGCAGCGTGGACGACAGCGACAGCGCCAAGCAGGCGCGCGCGCGCGACTGGCTCACGGGCTGCTGGCAGGCGCGCAGCGGCCGCATCAGCTCCCAGGTGCTCAACGAGCTGTACCACCAGGCCGTCACGCGCTTCCAGGGCCCGCGCGTGCTGCAGCAGGTGCGCGCCCAGGTGCGCCGCCTGCGCGTGTGGCTGCCGCCCCACCTGGACGCCTATACCGTCGACGGCGCCTGGGGCCTGCAGGACCGCTACGGCCTGGGCTACTGGGACGCGCTGATCGTCTCCTCGGCCCACCAGCAGGGCTGCCGCTACCTGCTCACCGAGGCGCTGGAGCACGGCCGGCAGCTCGACGCCGTGCGCACTGTCAACCCCTTCCTCATGGCCCCCCAGGAACTGGAAACCCTCGAATGA
- the hisH gene encoding imidazole glycerol phosphate synthase subunit HisH — MKNEAKTVAVVDYGMGNLRSVSQAVLAAAQGSGWQVTVTARPDEVRAAQRVVLPGQGAMPDCMRELRESGLLESVLEAAAAKPLFGVCVGMQMLLDHSEEGDVDGLGLIHGRVRRFDLAGRTQPDGSRYKVPQMGWNRVTQVPHGGAVHPVWAGVPDDSYFYFVHSFYAQPADAAHCAGEADYGGRFAAAIARDNIFATQFHPEKSAEHGLALYRNFLHWNP, encoded by the coding sequence ATGAAAAATGAAGCAAAAACCGTGGCCGTGGTGGACTATGGCATGGGCAACCTGCGCTCCGTCTCGCAGGCCGTGCTGGCTGCGGCCCAGGGCAGTGGCTGGCAGGTGACCGTCACCGCGCGCCCTGACGAGGTGCGCGCCGCCCAGCGCGTGGTGCTGCCGGGCCAGGGTGCCATGCCCGACTGCATGCGCGAGCTGCGCGAGTCCGGCCTGCTCGAATCCGTGCTCGAAGCCGCTGCCGCCAAGCCGCTGTTCGGCGTGTGCGTGGGCATGCAGATGCTGCTGGACCACAGCGAGGAGGGCGACGTGGACGGCCTGGGCCTGATCCATGGCCGCGTGCGCCGCTTCGACCTCGCGGGCCGCACCCAGCCCGACGGCAGCCGCTACAAGGTGCCGCAGATGGGCTGGAACCGCGTGACCCAGGTGCCCCACGGCGGCGCGGTCCACCCTGTGTGGGCTGGCGTGCCCGACGACAGCTATTTCTACTTCGTCCACAGCTTCTATGCCCAGCCGGCCGACGCGGCGCACTGCGCGGGCGAGGCCGACTACGGGGGGCGCTTTGCAGCGGCCATCGCACGCGATAATATTTTCGCCACGCAGTTCCACCCCGAGAAAAGCGCGGAGCACGGCCTGGCGCTGTACCGCAATTTCCTGCACTGGAATCCCTGA
- the hisB gene encoding imidazoleglycerol-phosphate dehydratase HisB, translating into MTSSSALVPSGQAAPVSRVAEVSRNTAETRITVRVDLDGTGQASLHTGIGFFDHMLDQIARHGLIDLEIHAEGDLHIDGHHTVEDVGITLGQAVARAVGDKKGIRRYGHAYVPLDEALSRVVIDFSGRPGLVQNIPYTSGMIGGFDTQLTHEFFQGFVNHAGVTLHIDNLRGVNAHHQCETVFKAFARALRAALELDPRSAGVIPSTKGSL; encoded by the coding sequence ATGACCTCTTCTTCCGCACTCGTCCCCTCGGGCCAGGCCGCGCCGGTTTCCCGCGTGGCCGAAGTGAGCCGCAACACCGCCGAGACGCGCATCACCGTGCGCGTGGACCTCGATGGCACCGGCCAGGCCAGCCTGCACACGGGCATCGGTTTCTTCGACCACATGCTCGACCAGATCGCGCGCCACGGGCTGATCGACCTCGAAATCCATGCCGAAGGCGACCTGCACATCGACGGCCACCACACGGTGGAGGATGTGGGCATCACGCTCGGCCAGGCCGTGGCACGCGCCGTGGGCGACAAGAAGGGCATCCGCCGCTACGGCCACGCCTATGTGCCGCTCGACGAGGCGCTGAGCCGCGTGGTGATCGACTTTTCCGGCCGCCCGGGCCTGGTGCAGAACATTCCCTACACCAGCGGCATGATCGGCGGCTTCGATACGCAGCTCACGCACGAGTTCTTCCAGGGTTTCGTGAACCATGCGGGCGTCACGCTGCATATCGACAACCTCAGAGGCGTGAATGCCCACCACCAATGCGAGACGGTGTTCAAGGCCTTCGCGCGCGCGCTGCGCGCCGCGCTGGAGCTCGACCCGCGCTCGGCGGGCGTGATCCCGTCCACCAAGGGTTCCCTGTAA
- the hisC gene encoding histidinol-phosphate transaminase — translation MTTTAVPDPLRVIRPDVRAMHAYPVAASTGLLKMDAMENPFGLPPALQAALGQRLGALALNRYPGARQNDLKAALAAYAGAPEGSAIILGNGSDELITLLALACAQPGTGQRAKMLAPMPGFVMYPMSAQLQGLDFVGVPLTPDFELDEAAMLAAVAEHKPAITYIAYPNNPTATLWDEAVVQRIVDAVGAQGGIVVMDEAYQPFASRSWVTRMRAEPQRNGHVLLMRTLSKFGLAGVRLGYLIGPAALVHEIDKVRPPYNVSVLNCEAALFALEHADVFAAQAAELRAERDALLPRLRALPGVLKVWDSQANMVLVRVQDAARTFEGMKTRKVLVKNVSTMHPLLANCLRLTVGNAADNAQMLAALQASL, via the coding sequence ATGACCACCACCGCCGTTCCCGACCCCCTGCGTGTCATCCGTCCCGACGTGCGCGCCATGCACGCCTACCCCGTGGCAGCGTCCACGGGCCTGCTCAAGATGGACGCGATGGAGAACCCCTTCGGCCTGCCGCCCGCGCTGCAGGCCGCGCTGGGCCAGCGTCTGGGCGCGCTGGCGCTCAACCGCTACCCCGGCGCGCGCCAGAACGACCTCAAGGCCGCGCTGGCCGCCTACGCAGGGGCGCCCGAGGGCAGTGCGATCATCCTGGGCAACGGCTCGGACGAGCTCATCACGCTGCTGGCCCTGGCCTGCGCCCAGCCCGGCACGGGCCAGCGCGCCAAGATGCTCGCACCCATGCCGGGCTTCGTGATGTATCCGATGAGCGCGCAGTTGCAGGGGCTGGACTTCGTGGGCGTGCCGCTCACGCCCGATTTCGAGCTCGACGAGGCCGCCATGCTCGCCGCCGTGGCCGAGCACAAGCCCGCCATCACCTACATCGCCTACCCCAACAACCCCACGGCCACGCTGTGGGACGAGGCCGTGGTGCAGCGCATCGTCGACGCCGTGGGCGCGCAGGGCGGCATCGTGGTCATGGACGAGGCGTACCAGCCCTTCGCCAGCCGCAGCTGGGTCACGCGCATGCGCGCCGAGCCCCAGCGCAACGGCCATGTGCTGCTCATGCGCACGCTCAGCAAGTTCGGCCTCGCGGGCGTGCGCCTGGGCTACCTCATCGGCCCGGCCGCGCTGGTGCACGAGATCGACAAGGTGCGCCCGCCCTACAACGTGAGCGTGCTCAACTGCGAGGCCGCGCTGTTCGCGCTGGAGCACGCCGACGTGTTCGCCGCCCAGGCGGCCGAGCTGCGCGCCGAGCGCGATGCGCTGCTGCCACGGCTGCGCGCCCTGCCCGGCGTGCTCAAGGTGTGGGACAGCCAGGCCAACATGGTGCTGGTCCGCGTGCAGGACGCGGCGCGCACCTTCGAGGGCATGAAAACCCGCAAGGTTCTCGTCAAGAACGTTTCTACAATGCACCCATTGCTGGCCAACTGCCTGCGCCTCACGGTGGGCAACGCGGCCGACAACGCGCAGATGCTCGCGGCTCTGCAAGCCTCCCTATGA